The Yersinia intermedia genome window below encodes:
- a CDS encoding DMT family transporter, with protein sequence MTVTQKERMLGMVGVLIAAILWGTTGTAATFAPAVSAVAIGAVAMGFGGLLQAMIAAGSITRYIDKLFQQWRLLLIGGSAVAIYPLAFYASMHLAGVTVGTVISIGSAPLLSAFIEYGLEGQKLTVRWMLGAILGVAGMILLSMAESTGHDTLVQSSNVMFGVILGLLAGFTYALYSWAARRMMQQGLPSKTAMGAIFGLGGMLLMPVLFVTGAPLLASWSNAAVGIYMALVPMFIGYICYGYGLARITASMATTITLIEPVVAAILAVIIVGERLPIMGWVGIGLVVACLIFITVPLKHIPIVRIRVNNSLCGVKTIQRNSNRT encoded by the coding sequence ATGACGGTTACTCAGAAAGAGCGCATGCTGGGCATGGTGGGGGTGTTGATTGCTGCCATACTGTGGGGAACAACCGGAACAGCGGCAACATTTGCTCCTGCGGTCAGCGCCGTTGCCATAGGCGCTGTTGCGATGGGTTTTGGGGGGCTACTCCAGGCGATGATAGCCGCTGGGAGTATCACCAGATACATCGATAAACTATTTCAACAGTGGCGTTTACTGCTGATAGGGGGCAGCGCCGTTGCCATTTATCCACTGGCGTTCTATGCCTCTATGCATTTAGCGGGTGTTACGGTCGGCACTGTAATCTCCATCGGGTCGGCCCCCTTGTTATCTGCTTTTATTGAGTATGGATTGGAGGGGCAGAAACTGACGGTTCGCTGGATGTTAGGGGCCATCCTTGGTGTTGCGGGTATGATATTGCTCAGTATGGCTGAAAGTACCGGCCACGACACCTTAGTCCAGTCATCCAATGTCATGTTCGGTGTTATTCTCGGTCTTCTCGCTGGTTTTACTTATGCGCTGTATTCGTGGGCTGCTCGCCGCATGATGCAACAAGGCCTTCCTTCTAAAACAGCTATGGGGGCGATTTTTGGTCTTGGCGGTATGTTGCTAATGCCGGTGCTTTTTGTTACTGGCGCGCCGCTATTAGCATCATGGAGTAATGCTGCGGTAGGTATTTATATGGCTTTGGTCCCGATGTTTATTGGCTATATTTGCTATGGATATGGGCTGGCACGAATAACAGCAAGTATGGCCACGACGATCACCCTTATTGAGCCAGTGGTTGCAGCCATATTGGCAGTAATTATAGTGGGAGAAAGGCTGCCTATTATGGGGTGGGTAGGGATCGGGCTGGTGGTAGCTTGCTTGATATTTATTACCGTTCCGCTAAAACATATACCAATCGTTAGGATAAGAGTAAACAATAGCCTGTGTGGAGTTAAAACAATTCAACGAAATAGTAATAGGACTTAA
- a CDS encoding DMT family transporter: protein MNSEIFFAVLGAALLHACWNALVKFGRDRFVAISLMAIFSGVISLFGVFFVGLPSLGALPWLLLSVAFHTGYCLFLSKAYEQAEFGQIYPIARGIAPLLSALLSWLILSEIPRSLSLVGAAILVSGVIMMTFDGRCGPKKISYRAIIYALITATFTACYTLSDGAGSRASIEPLSYILWLFMCNGITMFVLLWIMHRNVVFREIRQHWRHGVIGGAMQLLAYGIVIWAMKSTPIALVAALRETSVLFAMIISIWMLKEKPSMLRLIASAIIMLGVAVTKFG from the coding sequence ATGAATAGTGAAATATTTTTTGCGGTGCTGGGGGCTGCACTGTTACATGCTTGCTGGAATGCTCTCGTCAAATTTGGCCGTGATCGGTTTGTCGCAATCTCATTGATGGCCATTTTCTCCGGTGTGATTTCACTGTTTGGTGTTTTCTTTGTTGGGTTACCCTCGCTGGGCGCACTTCCTTGGTTGCTGCTATCGGTTGCTTTTCACACCGGTTATTGCCTATTTCTAAGTAAAGCTTATGAACAAGCTGAGTTTGGTCAAATCTATCCTATCGCTAGAGGGATTGCCCCGCTGCTAAGTGCGCTACTCTCTTGGCTAATTTTGTCGGAGATTCCGCGATCTTTATCATTAGTTGGTGCTGCTATTTTAGTTTCCGGTGTCATTATGATGACGTTTGATGGCCGCTGCGGCCCTAAAAAAATCAGTTACAGAGCTATTATTTATGCATTAATTACTGCTACTTTTACCGCCTGCTATACCCTATCGGATGGGGCTGGTAGCCGTGCCAGCATTGAACCGCTTAGTTATATCCTTTGGTTGTTTATGTGCAATGGGATAACTATGTTTGTATTACTTTGGATAATGCACCGCAATGTGGTTTTTCGCGAAATACGCCAGCACTGGCGACATGGAGTTATCGGCGGTGCGATGCAGTTACTGGCTTATGGTATTGTCATTTGGGCCATGAAAAGCACGCCCATCGCCCTGGTCGCCGCTCTGCGAGAAACCAGTGTCTTGTTCGCCATGATAATCTCTATCTGGATGCTAAAAGAGAAACCCTCGATGTTACGCCTTATCGCCAGTGCCATTATTATGCTGGGTGTAGCAGTAACCAAGTTTGGCTAA
- a CDS encoding TetR/AcrR family transcriptional regulator, which produces MSSRELSESARDRLLSAARVLFYNDGIAATGIDAIVKRAGVAKKSLYNNFASKAELVATYLQIRHEEWLALYANRLQQAASPKESVMAVFLAYADHAEFAYERGFRGCGLLNAAAELPAGAPGRQAVRGHKEQVESILTEHLCVLLSGDKQRAIRMARHFSFLLEGSMSRAGLEGNGECVRQAMAMTADMMESL; this is translated from the coding sequence ATGTCCTCACGCGAATTATCAGAAAGTGCCCGAGATCGGCTGCTGAGTGCTGCAAGGGTGTTGTTCTATAACGATGGAATTGCGGCAACCGGTATTGATGCCATTGTTAAAAGGGCTGGTGTTGCCAAGAAAAGCCTCTACAACAATTTTGCGTCCAAAGCAGAGCTTGTTGCGACTTATTTACAGATTCGCCATGAAGAGTGGCTCGCACTGTACGCTAATCGTTTGCAACAAGCGGCGAGTCCGAAAGAGAGCGTGATGGCTGTTTTTCTTGCTTATGCAGACCATGCTGAATTTGCCTATGAACGTGGATTCAGAGGGTGCGGGCTACTCAATGCTGCGGCTGAACTGCCCGCTGGGGCACCGGGTAGGCAGGCAGTGCGCGGGCACAAAGAGCAGGTAGAGTCGATTTTGACTGAACATCTTTGTGTGCTTCTCTCTGGTGATAAGCAACGTGCCATACGGATGGCCAGGCACTTTTCATTTTTACTTGAGGGGAGTATGTCCCGCGCGGGTTTGGAAGGTAATGGTGAATGCGTTCGTCAAGCAATGGCAATGACCGCCGACATGATGGAGTCGCTATGA
- the rluF gene encoding 23S rRNA pseudouridine(2604) synthase RluF, with protein sequence MLTNSSTRLNKYIGESGICSRRDADRYIEQGHVFINGKRAAVGDQVYSGDVVKVNGQLIEPRNENDLVLIALNKPVGIISTTEEGESDNIVDFVNHSKRVFPIGRLDKDSQGLIFLTNHGDLVNKILRAGNDHEKEYLVTVNKPVTEEFILGLGAGVPMMGTVTKKCKVSKVATFVFNITLVQGLNRQIRRMCKHFGYEVTKLERTRIMNVTLKGLPMGEWRDLTDDELIELFKLIENSSSDEKPVKKVQAKSVADKKPRVNGVKKPEKSDSNSAPRKRFAQPGRKKKGR encoded by the coding sequence ATGCTGACCAACTCATCCACCCGTCTTAACAAATATATTGGCGAGAGCGGCATCTGCTCTCGTCGCGATGCCGATCGTTACATCGAACAAGGGCATGTTTTTATTAACGGCAAGCGTGCTGCTGTTGGCGATCAGGTATATTCTGGGGATGTAGTCAAAGTTAATGGTCAGCTTATTGAACCTCGTAACGAAAATGACTTGGTGCTGATCGCGTTGAATAAACCGGTTGGTATTATTAGCACCACGGAAGAGGGTGAAAGCGATAACATCGTTGATTTCGTTAATCACAGCAAACGTGTATTCCCCATCGGGCGTTTGGATAAAGACTCACAGGGGTTGATTTTTCTGACAAATCACGGCGATTTGGTCAACAAGATCCTGCGAGCAGGGAATGATCACGAAAAAGAATACTTGGTGACGGTCAACAAACCGGTGACTGAAGAGTTTATTCTCGGCCTGGGTGCTGGTGTGCCGATGATGGGTACGGTGACTAAAAAATGCAAAGTGAGTAAAGTCGCGACCTTTGTGTTTAATATCACGCTGGTGCAGGGCTTAAATCGCCAAATTCGCCGGATGTGCAAACACTTTGGCTATGAAGTCACCAAACTTGAACGCACTCGCATCATGAACGTCACCCTGAAAGGGTTGCCAATGGGCGAGTGGCGAGATTTGACTGATGATGAGCTAATCGAATTATTTAAGCTGATTGAAAACTCATCATCAGATGAAAAACCGGTGAAAAAAGTACAAGCTAAGTCTGTTGCAGATAAAAAACCGAGAGTTAATGGGGTGAAAAAACCCGAAAAGTCCGACAGTAATTCGGCTCCCCGCAAGCGCTTTGCCCAGCCTGGGCGTAAGAAAAAAGGGCGCTAA